The Flavobacterium sp. CBA20B-1 genome includes the window AACGCCATTCAAGAACCTTTGTTGAACAAAAACGGATCGAAAATAGCCTATGCGTTTGAAAACAATTTGTATGTTTTTGATGTGGCTACTAAAAAAACGACACAGATTACTAAAGACGGTGAGAAAAACACCATTATAAACGGTATTACCGATTGGGTTTACGAAGAAGAATTTGCCTTTGTACGCGCGTTTGATTGGAATGCCGATGGAACAAAATTGGCATATATTCGTTTTGATGAAAGCGAAGTGCCTGTGTTCTCTATGGATGTTTATGGCGAAAGTTTGTATCCGCAGCAACAGGTTTTCAAATATCCAAAAGCGGGCGAAAACAATTCAAAAGTAAGCTTGCATTTGTACGATGTTTCAAAAGCATCTACTCAAAACGTAACTTTAAATGCCGAAACTGCTTATTATATTCCACGCATAAAATTTACCAATAATACCAATGTTTTAAGTGTTCAAACCCTGAACCGCCATCAAAACCAGTTGAATTTATTGTTTGTTGATGCCAATTCGGGTAAAACATCGACCATTCTTACCGAAAAAGACAAAGCGTATGTGGATATTACCGATAATTTGACTTTTTTAAACGACAACAGTTTCATTTGGACCAGCGAAAAAGACGGTTACAACCATATTTATCATTACAATAACGACGGATCGCTAAAAAAACAGGTAACCAACGGAAATTGGGAGGTTACCAATTATTACGGTTACAACAAAAGCAATGAAACCATTTATTATCAATCGGTTGAAAACGGTTCTACAAAACGCGATGTGTACAGCATTCAGCTCAACGGATCTGGTAAAAAACAATTGTCAAGCCAAAGCGGAACCAATAGCGCTACTTTTAGTCCCGATTTTAAGTATTTTATCAACAATCATTCGTCAAGCACCAAAGCACCTTCTTACACACTTGTTGATGCATCGACCGGAAAAAACGTAAAAGAAATTTTAAATAATGCGGCTTTAGAAGACAAACTGAAAAAGTTCGATCTTCCTAAAAAAGAATTTACCACTTTTAAAAACGAGGTTGGAAACGATTTAAACGGATACATGATTAAACCAAAAAATTTCGATACTAAAAAGAAATATCCGGTATTACTATATCAATATTCAGGACCAGGTTCGCAGGAAGTTGCCGATTCATGGCACGATTTAAACGATTACTGGCACATGATGCTTGCCCAAAAAGGATACATTGTGGTGTGCGTTGATGGGCGTGGAACGGGTTTTAAAGGAGCCAATTTTAAAAAGGTAACGCAGAAAGAATTAGGTAAATTTGAAGTTGAAGATCAGATTTTTGTTGCAAAACAACTGGCAAAAGAATCGTTTGTTGATGCCAACAGAATAGGAATTTGGGGTTGGAGTTTTGGTGGATTTATGAGCAGTAACGCACTTTTCCAAGCAAACGATGTGTTTAAAACTGCCATTGCAGTTGCTCCGGTAACATCGTGGCGTTTTTACGATTCGGTTTACACAGAGCGTTTTATGACTACACCGCAAGAAAATGCATCGGGTTACGACAACAATTCGCCAATTACACATGCCGATAAATTAAAAGGAAATTTTTTATTGATTCACGGAACAGCAGACGATAATGTACACGTGCAAAACAGTATGCTTTTAATCAACAAACTGGTTGCATTGAACAAAAATTTCGACTGGTTGATTTATCCCGATAAAAATCACGGTATTTATGGTGGCAAAACCCGCGAACAATTATATACAAAAATGACCGATTACATTTTAGAGAAATTGTAGTTCAAAAAATTTAACTTATTTTTACGAAATAAAATTACAAAACGCAACATATAATGAATAATACAAACGATTTAGAATTAACTAAACATCTTGAAAGACAAGGAGCCGACACAAAAACGGTTTTGGGTCATCCTGCTTCACTTTTTGTCCTTTTCTTTACGGAAATGTGGGAACGATTCAGCTACTACGGTATGCGAGCATTATTAACACTTTTTTTAGTTAGCACTTTAGCCTCAGGCGGTTGGGAATGGACCCGAGAGGATGCGATGACTCTTTACGGATGGTACACCGGTTTGGTTTATCTTACTCCTCTTATTGGTGGAATGATTGCTGATAAATTAACAGGAGCTAAAAAAGCTATTGTTTGGGGTGCTTTAATTATGACTTTAGGTCATGCATCAATGGCGTTAGAAGGTTTTAGTCCGAACTTTTTCTATTTGGGACTTGCATTAATGATTTTAGGTAATGGAATGTTTAAACCAAATATTTCATCAATGGTTGGAAACCTATACCCTGATACAAGTGCTAAGAAAGATGCTGGTTATACCATTTTTTATATGGGAATTAACGCTGGGGCATTTTTAGGAATGTTACTATGCGGTTATATAGGTGAAAAGGTAGGATGGCACTATGGTTTTGGTTTAGCAGGTGTATTCATGTTTTTTGGTATGTTACAGTTCTACTTTGCCCAAAAAGTATTTGGTATAAATGGTGAAAGTCCTAAAAATACTCAAGAATTTCACAATAAAAAAATTGCAAATAACGAAGAGCAAGCTGAAGTTGAAACTCCTTCAAATGTAGTAAGAGACCGATTAATTGTAGTCGCTGTTTTAATGTTGGCAAGTATTGTATTTTTCCTTGCTTTTGAACAAGCTGGTGGTTCCATGTCGATCTTTGCACTTGATTATACACAACGCGTTTTAGATGGCAATGCTGCCATTACTTTTAAATGGATTGATGCTATATTAACCATAGTACCAATTGCTATTGTAACAATAGTTCTTGTAAACCTTGCCAAAAAATTATTCAAAGAATATCCTTTAACAATTATTTTTACTGCAATATCGTTTATTATAATTTGGGGATTAGGTTTATGGAAAGTTTCCCGAGAGTTTGGTTCATTAGAAACAGAAGTTGCAGCTTCATGGTTTCAAATACTTAACTCATTCTTCATTATTACATTAGCATCTGTTTTTAGTAAATTTTGGGAAAAAATTTGGAATCCTTCAGGCCCCATAAAGTTTGCAATAGGGCTTATTTTGGTAGGTATAGGTTTTGCTGCCTTAGCTTATGGTGCAAGTTCAATACCTCAAGGCGCAAAAACTGCTTCTGTAAGCATGATTTGGCTAATTATAGCTTATTTCTTTCACACAACAGGTGAATTATGTTTATCTCCTGTAGGGCTATCATATGTAAGCAAATTATCTCCGAAAAAATTACTTGGATTACTATTCGGCTTTTGGTTCGGAGCATCAGCAATTGCAAACTTTATTGCAGGTATGCTTGGATCAACAATTGATAAAATCACAACCGAACATTCTATGTCGTATTTCTTTATGATATTTGCTATCATACCAGGTGCAACAGCTTTAATTCTAATTTTACTAAACCCTATATTAAAGAAAAAAATGCACGGCATTAATTAATCGTATATAAAAAACATATATTCAAAAAGCGACTTTTTTAGTCGCTTTTTTTGTGCATCATTTTAAATATTTTACTTTATTTGTAAGATTAAAAATTTGTTAATTTATGTCAGATAATTCAAAATCATTTTTTCAAACTATAAAATCCTTAAATAGAAACTTTTGGTTAGCAAGTAATATGGAGCTCTTTGAACGCTGGGCTTGGTATGGAATGTTCAATATATTGGGGTTATACTTGGTTGGATCTACAGATGATCAGGGTTTAGGCTTTAATCATATCCAAAAAGGAAGTATTATTGGAGATGTTACAGCAATTCTTTATTTACTTCCTATTTTTTTTGGTGTAATTGCCGATAGAATCGGTTATAAACTTTCTCTAGTAATATCCTATGTAATAATGATTTTAGGTTATTATTTAATGGGTGAAGTAAACACTTATTGGAGTGTATATATGATTTTTCTATTTCTTGCAATTGGAGCCGCCTTTTTTAAACCTGTTGCCTCTGCAATTGTAGCTAGAAACACCGATGAATCTACTGGAACAATTGGTTTTGGAATTTTTTATATGATGGTGAATATTGGTGGGTTTGTTGGTCCTTTTATGTCTTCTACATTAAGAAATGCATATAGTTATAAAATAATTTTTATTCAAGCTGCAATTGTAATAACGATTAACTTATTAATTGTTCTGTTTTTATTTAAAGAACCAAAAAGAGAAAAACCAAAAGATTCAATAGGTAAAGCTATTGGTGATTCGTTGAAAGGAATTTTAGAAGCACTAAAGGATAAACGCTTAAGCATCCTACTTTTATTAATGGTTGGTTTTTGGGTAATGTTTAACCAATTATTTTATACTTTACCTAATTTTATTGATGATTGGGTAAATTCAAGTGCAATTAGTAATTGGATTATTGAAAATATTCCTTTTTTGAAACAATCGTTCGTTAATGAAAACAACGGACAAATTAACCCAGAACAATTTACTAATTTGGATGCGTTAATGATTATTTTCTTTCAAATTCCAATTTCATATTTTGTTACTAAAATGCGTCACATTAATGCGGTGATTAGAGGTGCAATTGTTGCTACAATAGGTGTAGGATTAACATTTTACTCTGGCAACGTTTGGTTTACCATTATTGGAACCGCAATTTTTGCTATGGGTGAAATGATGAGCAGCCCAACCGTATCTTCATTTATCGCTTTAATCACCCCAAAAGGAAAAGAAGGTTTGTATCAAGGTACTTATTTTCTTCCACAAGCGGCAAGTAACTTTTTATCAGGAATTATTGCCGGAAGTTTGTATCAATCATGGTCGGATAAATTATCCTTGTTGAAAAAAGAAATGGCAGGCCGAAACATTCAAATGCCCGAAGTGGTCACCAAAGAACAATTTATTGAAGGAGGTTCCAAAGCATTAAATATGTCTATTGGCGATTTTGAAAAACACTTTCATCTAAAAGCCGAAACCATTGATTGGGCGGTTGTGAAACAATCATTCACCGATTTAGCGGCATCAAAGAATATAAATATCAGCGAAATACACTTTCCTTTTTCTAAAAACGAATATTTTGCATTGGCAGAACAAAAGTTAGGCATGACACATTGGGACATGACCAATATGCTTTGGGAAACATACAACCCCAATAAAATTTGGTGGGTGATTGTGGGAATTGGTTTATTTTCAATTGTTTCCTTATCAATTTATGACCGATTCATCATTAAACCTTTAGAAAACCGACAAAGAGCACTTAAAAACTAAAACATATTTTTTTTTACGAATGCGTAATAAATTAAATAATTTAAGTAACTTTCCAACTTTAATAAAAACAATAAAACAATATTAATGGCAACAGAAACAGCTAATCCAGATTTTTTTAAATCGAATGTTTTAGGGCATCCTGCCGGATTATTCGTCCTTTTCTTTACCGAAATGTGGGAACGTTTTTCATTTTATGGAATGAGGGTACTACTCGTTCTATTTTTAACTGCTGCATTAACTGGTAATAATCCAGGTATGGGCTGGACAGCAGAGCATGCAGGTGCTTTATACTCAACCTATGCAATGCTACTTTACATTACCCCTATTTTTGGCGGAATTATCGCTGATAGATTTATAGGTTACCGTTGGGCAGTCGTAATAGGCTCCATTGTAATGACAATGGGACATGTTATTATGTTTTTTGATTCTGAAGTAGCATTATACTTTGGTTTATTATGCTTGGTAATTGGTACCGGATTTTTTAAACCAAACATGACTTCTATCCTATCCGAAATGTATAAAGCATTCCCTGAAAAGAAAGACGGCGCTTATACCATCTTCTATATGGGTGTAAATGCAGGTGCGTTTTTTGGAATGATGCTTTGCGGTTATTTGGCAAGAGAAATGGGTTGGCATTACGGCTTTGGTTTAGCTGCTGTTTTTATGGGATTAGGTACTTTACAATTTTGGTTGGCAAAACCATTATTTGGAAATATTGGCGATGTTCCTAAAAAAGAGGCTAACAAAACATCTGTAGTAGATTTAAACAAAAAAGAAGGTGAATCTGATAATGACTATGTAGAAAGAGTTAAGGACAGCAGAAGAAATCCTTTCACTACATTAGATTATGTTTTAATAGGTTTTACTACAATTGTGGGATTATTATTTGCATTTGATGCACCTTTATATGTTATTGGAGGTATTGATTTCTTACCAAGTTTTGATTTATCTTCAATAGGTTTAGATACAGTTCGCGGTATGTATCTGTTGGTAATTCTTGGATTGATTATATTCATAGGGTTAATTATATCTCGTCTTGTACGCTATGAAAAAGTAATTCGCGATCGAATGATAGCTGTAATTATCTTTGCCTTCTTTACCATCTTTTTCTGGATGAGTTTTGAACAAGCGGCATCCTCATTAGTACTTTTTGCTCGTGACAGTGTTGATCGCTCATTAGAAGGAACATCTTTGACTATTTTTAACATCGTTAATACTTTATTAACTGTTGTGCCATTATTGTTTATTTCATGGGTGCTTTTCTTATTAGCAAAACAAACTTGGAATAGAGCAGCTATTACAAATATCGTACTAATTGTAACTTTTCTAGGTGTTTGGGCTGTTGCAATTTGGATGCTTGGTAATGAATTTACTAAAGATGCTTCCGAAATTGACCCTACTTGGTTCTCTATTCTAAATTCATTCTTTATCATTGCTTTTGCATCATCGGTATCAAAAATATGGGATTCTAAATTCAACCCTCCAGCAGCTGTTAAATACGGAATGGGCTTAATTATCATGGCAATTGGTTTTGGTCTATTAGCTTATGGTGCTCATGGTATTACAGAAGGAATTAAAGTAAGTATGATTTGGTTAATCTTAGCTTATCTCTTCCATACATTGGGTGAGCTGTGTTTATCACCGGTAGGTTTATCGTATGTTTCTAAATTGGTACCTGCCCGAATGATTGCCTTTATGTTTGGTATGTGGTATTTAGCAATTGCAATTGGTAATAAATTAGCAGCCTTACTAGGTGGTCAGATAGACAATATCACTAAAGAATATTCGTTATCAACTTTCTTCCTTATTTTTACAATTGTTCCAATTGTAGCAGGATTAATAGTGATGTCGTTAAATCCATTACTTAAAAAATTAATGCACGGTGTGAAATAGGCACACTTTTTGAAAATAACAAATCCGGTAGTTTTTATGAACTATCGGATTTTTTTTTATATTTACATTCAAATTTTATAACAATGAGAAAAAGCATTCTACTAGTTTTATTTACAATGACTTGTTTTTTAAGTCAG containing:
- a CDS encoding peptide MFS transporter, which gives rise to MATETANPDFFKSNVLGHPAGLFVLFFTEMWERFSFYGMRVLLVLFLTAALTGNNPGMGWTAEHAGALYSTYAMLLYITPIFGGIIADRFIGYRWAVVIGSIVMTMGHVIMFFDSEVALYFGLLCLVIGTGFFKPNMTSILSEMYKAFPEKKDGAYTIFYMGVNAGAFFGMMLCGYLAREMGWHYGFGLAAVFMGLGTLQFWLAKPLFGNIGDVPKKEANKTSVVDLNKKEGESDNDYVERVKDSRRNPFTTLDYVLIGFTTIVGLLFAFDAPLYVIGGIDFLPSFDLSSIGLDTVRGMYLLVILGLIIFIGLIISRLVRYEKVIRDRMIAVIIFAFFTIFFWMSFEQAASSLVLFARDSVDRSLEGTSLTIFNIVNTLLTVVPLLFISWVLFLLAKQTWNRAAITNIVLIVTFLGVWAVAIWMLGNEFTKDASEIDPTWFSILNSFFIIAFASSVSKIWDSKFNPPAAVKYGMGLIIMAIGFGLLAYGAHGITEGIKVSMIWLILAYLFHTLGELCLSPVGLSYVSKLVPARMIAFMFGMWYLAIAIGNKLAALLGGQIDNITKEYSLSTFFLIFTIVPIVAGLIVMSLNPLLKKLMHGVK
- a CDS encoding S9 family peptidase, producing the protein MKKILLPLTLIAAPITTIQAQQQIEVAQIWNGTFRTNQLNALNTLHTKNQYSVLDYNRNTGTFTIDAFDFTTLEKVQTLFSTADFPEINQISDYSINITDDKILIATDYTPIYRHSFTSVYYLFDIASKSLVKVSDNAIQEPLLNKNGSKIAYAFENNLYVFDVATKKTTQITKDGEKNTIINGITDWVYEEEFAFVRAFDWNADGTKLAYIRFDESEVPVFSMDVYGESLYPQQQVFKYPKAGENNSKVSLHLYDVSKASTQNVTLNAETAYYIPRIKFTNNTNVLSVQTLNRHQNQLNLLFVDANSGKTSTILTEKDKAYVDITDNLTFLNDNSFIWTSEKDGYNHIYHYNNDGSLKKQVTNGNWEVTNYYGYNKSNETIYYQSVENGSTKRDVYSIQLNGSGKKQLSSQSGTNSATFSPDFKYFINNHSSSTKAPSYTLVDASTGKNVKEILNNAALEDKLKKFDLPKKEFTTFKNEVGNDLNGYMIKPKNFDTKKKYPVLLYQYSGPGSQEVADSWHDLNDYWHMMLAQKGYIVVCVDGRGTGFKGANFKKVTQKELGKFEVEDQIFVAKQLAKESFVDANRIGIWGWSFGGFMSSNALFQANDVFKTAIAVAPVTSWRFYDSVYTERFMTTPQENASGYDNNSPITHADKLKGNFLLIHGTADDNVHVQNSMLLINKLVALNKNFDWLIYPDKNHGIYGGKTREQLYTKMTDYILEKL
- a CDS encoding MFS transporter, encoding MSDNSKSFFQTIKSLNRNFWLASNMELFERWAWYGMFNILGLYLVGSTDDQGLGFNHIQKGSIIGDVTAILYLLPIFFGVIADRIGYKLSLVISYVIMILGYYLMGEVNTYWSVYMIFLFLAIGAAFFKPVASAIVARNTDESTGTIGFGIFYMMVNIGGFVGPFMSSTLRNAYSYKIIFIQAAIVITINLLIVLFLFKEPKREKPKDSIGKAIGDSLKGILEALKDKRLSILLLLMVGFWVMFNQLFYTLPNFIDDWVNSSAISNWIIENIPFLKQSFVNENNGQINPEQFTNLDALMIIFFQIPISYFVTKMRHINAVIRGAIVATIGVGLTFYSGNVWFTIIGTAIFAMGEMMSSPTVSSFIALITPKGKEGLYQGTYFLPQAASNFLSGIIAGSLYQSWSDKLSLLKKEMAGRNIQMPEVVTKEQFIEGGSKALNMSIGDFEKHFHLKAETIDWAVVKQSFTDLAASKNINISEIHFPFSKNEYFALAEQKLGMTHWDMTNMLWETYNPNKIWWVIVGIGLFSIVSLSIYDRFIIKPLENRQRALKN
- a CDS encoding peptide MFS transporter encodes the protein MNNTNDLELTKHLERQGADTKTVLGHPASLFVLFFTEMWERFSYYGMRALLTLFLVSTLASGGWEWTREDAMTLYGWYTGLVYLTPLIGGMIADKLTGAKKAIVWGALIMTLGHASMALEGFSPNFFYLGLALMILGNGMFKPNISSMVGNLYPDTSAKKDAGYTIFYMGINAGAFLGMLLCGYIGEKVGWHYGFGLAGVFMFFGMLQFYFAQKVFGINGESPKNTQEFHNKKIANNEEQAEVETPSNVVRDRLIVVAVLMLASIVFFLAFEQAGGSMSIFALDYTQRVLDGNAAITFKWIDAILTIVPIAIVTIVLVNLAKKLFKEYPLTIIFTAISFIIIWGLGLWKVSREFGSLETEVAASWFQILNSFFIITLASVFSKFWEKIWNPSGPIKFAIGLILVGIGFAALAYGASSIPQGAKTASVSMIWLIIAYFFHTTGELCLSPVGLSYVSKLSPKKLLGLLFGFWFGASAIANFIAGMLGSTIDKITTEHSMSYFFMIFAIIPGATALILILLNPILKKKMHGIN